A genomic segment from Syntrophotalea acetylenivorans encodes:
- the cdaA gene encoding diadenylate cyclase CdaA, with protein sequence MGGVVDYLKDFRWLLDTLDVGLVAFIIYRIMLLIKGTRAVQMLFGLAVILSVYVGSQLTGLYTLHWILDNFLSSIILVIVVLFQEDIRRALIHVGANPFFADLSYREETAVMSELVKACVNMANKRIGALIVIERETGIKDFLEVGVEIDAKVASDLITSIFLPYSPIHDGALVIQQGRLKRAGCFLPLSQNPDISKTFGTRHRAAIGLTELVDAVAIVVSEETGKISVVVGGRITRDLDSTALTRVLKRLLEPRGSKKKAK encoded by the coding sequence ATGGGCGGAGTTGTCGACTATTTAAAAGATTTCAGATGGCTTCTCGATACCCTCGATGTTGGCCTGGTCGCCTTTATCATCTACCGGATCATGCTGCTGATCAAAGGCACCCGGGCGGTGCAGATGTTGTTCGGCCTGGCGGTTATCCTCAGTGTTTATGTCGGTTCCCAATTGACCGGTCTCTATACCCTGCACTGGATTCTGGATAATTTTCTCTCCTCGATCATTCTGGTCATTGTTGTCCTGTTTCAGGAGGACATCCGTCGTGCTCTGATCCATGTCGGCGCCAACCCCTTCTTTGCCGATTTATCCTACCGGGAAGAAACCGCGGTCATGTCCGAATTGGTCAAGGCCTGCGTCAATATGGCCAACAAGCGTATCGGTGCACTGATCGTTATCGAACGGGAGACGGGCATCAAGGATTTTTTGGAGGTTGGCGTGGAGATCGATGCCAAGGTGGCAAGCGATCTGATCACTTCCATTTTTCTGCCTTATTCCCCGATCCACGATGGTGCACTGGTGATTCAGCAGGGTCGACTGAAGAGGGCTGGTTGTTTTTTACCTCTGTCGCAGAATCCTGATATCAGCAAGACTTTCGGGACCCGTCATCGTGCGGCCATCGGTTTGACCGAACTGGTCGATGCCGTAGCCATCGTGGTGTCGGAGGAAACCGGCAAGATTTCCGTGGTGGTCGGCGGTCGTATTACCCGTGACCTTGACTCCACCGCTCTGACTCGGGTGCTCAAGCGACTGTTGGAGCCGCGAGGGAGTAAGAAAAAGGCCAAGTAG
- the acpS gene encoding holo-ACP synthase, giving the protein MTARISGLGNDLVRIARFRCFVEENKQALLERIFTAGELAYSLPKADPASHLAARFAAKEALLKALGLGLRRGIRWHEVQVVRNDLGQPAIVLSGRAEELFRDGGHETIHLSCSHDGDYAFATVILEGC; this is encoded by the coding sequence ATGACGGCACGGATCTCCGGCCTGGGCAATGATCTGGTTCGCATCGCTCGTTTTCGCTGCTTTGTTGAAGAGAACAAACAGGCGTTGCTGGAACGGATTTTTACCGCCGGTGAGCTTGCCTACTCCCTGCCCAAGGCCGATCCGGCCTCCCATCTGGCGGCTCGTTTTGCCGCTAAGGAGGCACTTTTGAAAGCCCTGGGCTTAGGTCTGCGTCGAGGGATCAGATGGCATGAGGTGCAAGTAGTACGCAATGACCTGGGACAGCCTGCCATTGTTCTGTCCGGGCGTGCCGAGGAATTGTTTCGTGACGGGGGTCATGAGACAATCCATCTTTCTTGCAGTCACGATGGCGACTATGCTTTCGCGACGGTGATTTTAGAAGGTTGCTGA
- a CDS encoding pyridoxine 5'-phosphate synthase: MITLGVNVDHVATVRQARGIDEPDPVTAAAFAELAGAECITVHLREDRRHIQDRDVEILRRTVKTRLNLEMAATEEMIGIALKVLPDCVTLVPEKREELTTEGGLDVVHLRSTLKEQVATLRQGGMLVSLFIDPDLEQVKASHRVGAQAIELHTGSYCEASDEASRKAELGKLEMAMKAAKKLGLQVNAGHGLNYVNVRDVVALGGIAELNIGHSIVARAVLVGMERAVREMVALLKGG, encoded by the coding sequence ATGATCACTCTGGGAGTCAATGTCGATCATGTCGCCACCGTTCGTCAGGCCAGAGGAATTGACGAGCCCGACCCGGTTACCGCTGCGGCCTTCGCCGAATTGGCCGGTGCCGAATGTATTACCGTGCACCTGCGGGAAGACCGCCGGCACATCCAGGATCGGGATGTGGAAATTCTGCGCCGGACGGTCAAGACTCGCCTCAACCTGGAAATGGCTGCTACCGAAGAGATGATCGGAATCGCTCTCAAGGTGCTGCCCGATTGCGTGACGCTGGTTCCGGAAAAGCGTGAAGAGTTGACCACGGAAGGGGGTCTTGACGTGGTGCATTTGCGCTCAACCCTTAAAGAACAGGTTGCCACCTTGCGCCAGGGGGGAATGCTGGTCAGTCTCTTTATCGATCCCGACTTGGAGCAGGTCAAGGCTTCTCACCGGGTAGGCGCTCAGGCCATTGAGTTGCATACCGGCAGTTATTGTGAAGCCTCGGACGAGGCTAGTCGAAAAGCAGAGTTAGGGAAGCTGGAAATGGCCATGAAGGCCGCTAAAAAGCTTGGCTTGCAAGTTAACGCCGGCCACGGCCTCAACTATGTCAACGTACGGGATGTGGTAGCCCTTGGTGGCATCGCGGAGCTGAATATCGGTCACAGTATCGTGGCCCGCGCGGTATTGGTCGGAATGGAGCGGGCGGTGCGGGAAATGGTGGCGCTGCTCAAGGGGGGCTGA
- the ftsH gene encoding ATP-dependent zinc metalloprotease FtsH yields the protein MNQLHKNLALWLVILLVMIMLYNIMANRQQQQPTLAYSEFLIAVEAGDVRSVTLQGQNIEGVYQDERTFISFAPNDPNLVQELRSKGVVIEAKAEEDGSFWMTMLVSWGPILLLIGVWIFFIRQMQSGGGKAMSFGKSRAKLMSDTGAQVTFKDVAGVDEAKDELEEIVSYLRDPKKFSRLGGRIPKGVLLVGPPGTGKTLLARAIAGEADVPFFTISGSDFVEMFVGVGASRVRDLFMQGKKNAPCIIFIDEIDAVGRHRGAGLGGGHDEREQTLNQLLVEMDGFESNEGVILISATNRPDVLDPALLRPGRFDRQVVVPRPDIKGRSKILKVHARKVPLSPDVDMDVVAKGTPGFSGADLANLINEAALLAARANKEQVEMDDLESAKDKVMMGAERRSMVITEKEKNVTAYHEAGHAVVAFYLPDADPVHKVTIIPRGRALGVTMYLPSEEKYNESRTGLETIICTLLGGRVAEEIVFGEITSGASNDIERVTGIARKMVCEWGMSDKVGPLAYGEKEGEVFLGRDLGHMKNYSEATAVEIDGEIRRIVQENYERTRQILSDNKDSLTRLAEALLEKETLDASEVRYLVTGEQEEVVAVDSQPDVDSLSPEV from the coding sequence GTGAACCAGCTTCATAAAAACCTGGCGCTCTGGTTAGTCATTCTGTTGGTTATGATCATGTTGTACAACATCATGGCCAACCGCCAGCAACAACAGCCGACCTTGGCTTATAGTGAATTTTTGATTGCAGTTGAGGCCGGCGATGTTCGCAGCGTGACCTTGCAGGGGCAGAATATCGAAGGGGTGTATCAGGATGAACGCACCTTTATTTCCTTTGCTCCGAACGATCCCAACCTGGTTCAGGAATTGCGCTCCAAAGGAGTGGTCATCGAGGCCAAGGCCGAAGAAGATGGCAGCTTCTGGATGACCATGCTGGTGTCCTGGGGCCCGATTCTGCTGCTGATCGGGGTGTGGATTTTCTTCATCCGTCAGATGCAGTCCGGTGGCGGCAAGGCGATGAGCTTTGGCAAAAGTCGGGCTAAACTCATGTCCGATACCGGCGCACAGGTGACCTTCAAGGACGTGGCAGGTGTCGATGAAGCCAAGGACGAACTGGAAGAAATCGTCTCTTATCTTCGGGACCCCAAGAAGTTTTCCCGTCTTGGTGGCCGGATTCCGAAGGGGGTGCTGCTGGTCGGGCCTCCCGGTACCGGTAAGACTCTGTTGGCCCGGGCTATTGCCGGGGAAGCCGATGTGCCGTTCTTTACGATCTCCGGGTCCGATTTTGTCGAGATGTTCGTTGGTGTCGGTGCCAGCCGCGTTAGGGACCTGTTTATGCAGGGCAAGAAAAATGCTCCCTGCATCATCTTTATCGACGAGATCGATGCGGTCGGTCGTCACCGTGGTGCCGGTCTCGGCGGCGGACATGACGAGCGGGAACAAACCCTCAATCAGCTCTTGGTGGAGATGGACGGTTTCGAGTCCAACGAGGGGGTGATCCTGATCTCGGCCACCAACCGCCCCGACGTTCTCGATCCGGCCCTGTTGCGTCCTGGCCGCTTCGATCGCCAGGTTGTGGTCCCCCGTCCGGATATCAAAGGGCGTTCCAAGATTCTCAAGGTGCATGCCCGTAAGGTTCCCCTTTCCCCCGATGTGGATATGGATGTGGTGGCCAAGGGAACACCCGGCTTCTCCGGCGCCGACCTGGCCAACTTGATCAATGAAGCCGCTCTGCTTGCAGCCCGGGCGAACAAGGAGCAGGTCGAGATGGACGATCTTGAATCGGCCAAGGACAAGGTGATGATGGGGGCTGAGCGCCGTTCCATGGTTATCACCGAAAAAGAAAAGAATGTTACCGCCTATCATGAGGCGGGTCATGCGGTGGTGGCCTTTTATCTGCCGGATGCCGATCCGGTGCATAAGGTGACCATCATACCCCGCGGCCGGGCTCTTGGCGTAACCATGTATTTGCCCTCCGAAGAAAAGTACAACGAGTCCCGCACCGGCCTGGAAACCATTATCTGTACCTTGCTCGGAGGCCGGGTGGCTGAAGAGATCGTATTCGGCGAAATTACCAGCGGCGCCAGTAACGACATCGAGCGAGTGACCGGCATCGCCCGTAAAATGGTCTGCGAGTGGGGCATGAGCGACAAGGTCGGTCCGCTGGCTTATGGGGAAAAAGAGGGTGAGGTTTTCCTGGGCCGTGATCTCGGCCATATGAAAAATTACAGCGAAGCAACGGCTGTGGAGATCGATGGGGAAATTCGCCGCATCGTCCAGGAAAATTACGAACGAACCCGGCAGATTCTGTCTGATAATAAAGACAGTCTGACCCGCCTGGCTGAAGCCTTGCTCGAGAAAGAAACCCTGGACGCCTCTGAGGTACGCTACCTGGTAACCGGAGAGCAGGAAGAAGTCGTCGCCGTCGACAGTCAGCCGGACGTCGACAGTCTGTCTCCCGAGGTCTAA
- the tilS gene encoding tRNA lysidine(34) synthetase TilS: MNAIKILQQGLHDFWVRHSLPKEVGVLIALSGGGDSVALLHLLLQLAPFFSLRIQAAHLDHGIRAESGRDVDFVQQLCSEWQVPLTVERLDLPKLARERGQGLEEAGHELRREFLQRTADALGCDYIALGHHRGDQAETLLMRLVRGSGLTGLAAMRPLNDRLIRPLLTFSRKQVEDYLEAIGQAYLQDASNEDLYYTRNRIRHRVLPELTELNPRLGENLVALTQRISSEEDFWQQEVKETLGAVRTMDDRGLWLNRPALLDLHPALRARVLRQALQEVRGDLRGIGAIHVEAMEKLLEGTKPQAEAHLPGAWAGRRYERLWLRPIPPIMAAPFTIEVRGPGEVLLPDGRRMVFSIEAAPQGETPVVVEFPAQLVPFPLTVRSFRPGDRFHPDGAPGSRKLKKFFIDAKIDRETRAAVPLLEGRQILWLAGLARCQQWACVEGEGPVLRVVVQAC, encoded by the coding sequence ATGAATGCTATAAAAATTTTGCAGCAGGGCCTGCACGATTTCTGGGTTCGTCATTCTTTGCCCAAGGAGGTCGGGGTTCTCATTGCCCTGTCCGGCGGCGGCGACTCTGTGGCCTTGTTGCATCTACTGTTGCAGTTGGCGCCGTTCTTTTCTCTGCGGATTCAAGCGGCGCATCTTGATCATGGTATTCGTGCCGAGAGTGGCAGGGATGTTGATTTTGTTCAACAGCTCTGCAGTGAGTGGCAGGTACCTCTGACGGTCGAGCGCCTTGATTTGCCGAAGCTGGCCCGTGAGCGAGGCCAGGGGCTGGAAGAGGCCGGACATGAATTGCGTCGGGAGTTTCTGCAACGCACTGCGGATGCTCTGGGCTGTGATTATATCGCCCTCGGACATCATCGGGGCGACCAGGCGGAAACCTTGCTGATGCGTCTGGTGCGGGGCAGTGGTTTGACGGGACTCGCCGCCATGCGGCCCCTCAATGATCGCCTTATTCGTCCTTTGCTCACCTTCTCCCGGAAGCAGGTCGAGGATTATCTGGAAGCCATCGGTCAGGCTTATCTGCAGGATGCCAGCAACGAGGATCTCTACTATACACGCAATCGTATTCGCCACAGGGTGCTGCCGGAGTTGACAGAGCTTAATCCGCGACTTGGAGAAAATCTGGTCGCTTTGACGCAGCGTATATCTTCGGAAGAAGATTTCTGGCAGCAGGAGGTCAAGGAAACTCTGGGTGCCGTTCGAACCATGGACGATAGAGGGTTATGGCTCAACCGACCTGCCTTGCTGGATCTGCACCCCGCCTTGCGGGCGCGGGTTCTGCGGCAGGCTTTGCAGGAAGTGCGTGGCGATCTGCGCGGTATCGGTGCGATACACGTTGAAGCCATGGAAAAGCTGCTTGAGGGGACTAAGCCTCAGGCAGAAGCGCATCTGCCCGGGGCTTGGGCAGGGCGTCGTTACGAGCGTCTTTGGTTGCGGCCCATCCCGCCGATAATGGCGGCTCCCTTCACTATTGAGGTGCGTGGTCCGGGTGAGGTGCTTTTGCCGGACGGGCGGCGGATGGTATTCAGTATAGAGGCGGCACCGCAGGGCGAAACCCCTGTAGTGGTGGAGTTTCCGGCGCAGTTGGTACCCTTCCCCTTGACAGTGCGTTCCTTCCGTCCCGGAGACCGTTTTCACCCCGATGGGGCTCCCGGCAGTCGCAAGCTCAAAAAATTTTTTATCGATGCCAAAATAGATCGCGAGACGCGCGCTGCAGTACCTCTTTTAGAGGGCCGTCAGATTCTTTGGCTGGCAGGGCTGGCCCGTTGTCAGCAGTGGGCCTGCGTAGAGGGGGAGGGCCCGGTACTGAGAGTGGTTGTTCAGGCTTGTTGA
- the glmM gene encoding phosphoglucosamine mutase translates to MKKKLFGTDGVRGVANIHPMTTEIAMQLGRAIAYIFKQDDRRHRIVIGKDTRLSGYMIENALASGICSMGVDVLLVGPLPTPGIAFITSSMRADAGVVISASHNAYQDNGIKFFSGDGFKLPDETELAIEELIFSKEIDSLRPIAEKVGKAYRIDDAVGRYVVFLKNSFPRDLDLMGLKIVLDCANGAAYKAAPAVLRELGADVVLLGASPNGTNINAGCGSLHPEVISAAVKEHKAHLGIALDGDADRVIFVDENGREVDGDYIMAICASDLIKQGKLANNTLVATVMSNMGLDIAIRNAGGRIVKTAVGDRYVVEEMRRSGYNVGGEQSGHMVFLDHNTTGDGMISALQVLAIMQRTGKPLSELASVMTALPQVLVNVRVDKKRPVTEVPEVAKSIAAAEEKLAETGRVLIRYSGTEPLMRIMLEGQDEVQIAALAQDIATAVEKHMCCGEEA, encoded by the coding sequence ATGAAAAAGAAATTGTTCGGTACCGACGGCGTGCGCGGGGTGGCCAATATTCATCCCATGACTACCGAAATCGCCATGCAGCTCGGTCGGGCTATTGCCTATATTTTTAAGCAGGATGATCGGCGACATCGTATCGTTATCGGAAAAGATACCCGGCTGTCCGGTTATATGATCGAAAACGCTTTGGCCTCGGGGATCTGCTCAATGGGTGTCGATGTGCTACTGGTTGGTCCATTGCCGACTCCTGGAATCGCCTTTATTACCTCTTCAATGCGCGCCGATGCCGGGGTGGTTATATCCGCTTCGCACAATGCTTACCAGGATAACGGCATCAAGTTTTTCAGTGGTGACGGGTTCAAGCTTCCTGATGAGACCGAACTGGCCATTGAGGAACTGATTTTTTCCAAGGAGATCGATTCCCTGCGGCCTATCGCTGAAAAGGTGGGCAAGGCTTACCGTATTGACGATGCTGTCGGTCGTTATGTGGTCTTTCTGAAAAATTCCTTCCCACGGGATCTCGACCTGATGGGTTTGAAGATCGTTCTCGATTGCGCCAACGGCGCTGCCTATAAGGCGGCTCCGGCGGTTCTGAGAGAACTCGGTGCTGATGTTGTGCTCCTTGGCGCTTCACCTAATGGTACCAATATCAATGCCGGTTGCGGGTCTCTTCACCCGGAAGTGATATCGGCTGCGGTCAAGGAACATAAGGCCCATCTCGGTATAGCCCTGGACGGCGATGCCGACCGGGTCATTTTCGTCGATGAGAACGGCCGCGAAGTGGATGGCGACTATATCATGGCCATCTGCGCCAGCGACTTGATTAAACAGGGGAAGCTGGCCAACAACACCCTGGTGGCGACGGTCATGAGTAATATGGGACTCGATATCGCGATTCGTAATGCCGGAGGCCGCATTGTCAAGACCGCCGTCGGTGATCGCTACGTAGTGGAGGAGATGCGTCGCAGCGGCTATAATGTGGGTGGAGAGCAGTCGGGGCACATGGTGTTCCTCGACCATAATACCACCGGTGACGGCATGATCTCGGCCCTGCAGGTGCTGGCTATCATGCAACGTACCGGCAAACCCCTCTCGGAGCTGGCTTCGGTGATGACTGCATTGCCCCAGGTACTGGTCAATGTGCGGGTCGATAAAAAACGGCCGGTTACTGAAGTCCCCGAGGTTGCCAAGAGTATCGCCGCCGCTGAGGAAAAGCTGGCTGAAACCGGCCGGGTACTGATTCGTTATTCCGGTACCGAACCGTTGATGCGGATTATGCTCGAGGGGCAGGACGAAGTGCAGATCGCCGCTTTGGCTCAGGATATTGCGACTGCTGTCGAAAAGCATATGTGCTGCGGAGAGGAGGCATAG
- a CDS encoding CBS domain-containing protein: protein MLKAKDIMTREVHTVRIDTGVEELARLFIETGVNAMPVLDEAGELHGVVTETDLIAKDRPLHLPTVISLFDWVIYLESENKFREQVEKLTARKVGEICTTGITTCSEDTTVAEIAALMVDKQVHMIPVVDGKRLLGVVARLDIIRSMGL, encoded by the coding sequence ATGCTCAAGGCAAAGGACATCATGACCCGCGAGGTTCACACTGTTCGCATCGATACCGGGGTGGAAGAGTTGGCTCGTCTGTTCATCGAGACCGGTGTCAATGCCATGCCGGTACTTGATGAGGCCGGCGAGTTGCACGGCGTGGTTACGGAAACCGATCTTATCGCCAAAGATCGTCCGCTGCATTTGCCCACGGTCATTTCCCTGTTCGACTGGGTGATCTACCTGGAGAGCGAAAACAAGTTTCGCGAACAGGTAGAAAAGCTGACTGCCCGCAAGGTCGGTGAAATTTGTACGACCGGGATCACCACCTGCAGCGAGGATACGACGGTCGCAGAAATCGCCGCCCTGATGGTCGATAAGCAGGTTCATATGATTCCCGTCGTCGACGGCAAACGCCTGCTTGGCGTAGTGGCCCGTCTCGATATTATTCGCAGCATGGGGCTATAG
- a CDS encoding YbbR-like domain-containing protein — translation MLSKLTENWALKLLALVFACILWFFVTGEQKLERSYAVPLELKNMPAGMMVANEIPSLIDVRISGPRTLLMNLQLQDIGIAVNLKDLEPGLITLKRLEERLNLPGPLKVTRLSPSYIDVKLERVVSKNVAVKHQLSGKPAAGYRVAKVNITPRQVMIEGAESEVAGVDSVITEKLDLTDARTTLREEVSLVYPGRYSNLKNNQAVAVEVVVEPLPK, via the coding sequence ATGTTGAGTAAGCTGACCGAAAATTGGGCCCTGAAGTTGCTGGCTTTGGTTTTCGCCTGTATTCTGTGGTTTTTTGTGACCGGCGAACAGAAGCTTGAGCGTTCCTATGCGGTACCTCTGGAGCTGAAAAACATGCCGGCCGGGATGATGGTGGCGAATGAAATACCAAGCCTGATCGACGTGCGTATCAGCGGTCCCCGCACTTTGTTGATGAACCTGCAGTTGCAGGATATCGGTATCGCCGTCAATCTCAAGGATCTGGAGCCCGGTCTGATCACGCTCAAACGCCTCGAAGAACGTCTTAATCTGCCGGGCCCCCTCAAGGTGACGCGCCTATCGCCATCCTATATTGATGTCAAACTCGAACGAGTCGTCAGTAAAAATGTGGCAGTTAAACACCAGTTAAGCGGTAAGCCGGCCGCCGGCTATCGGGTGGCGAAGGTAAACATCACGCCCCGACAGGTAATGATAGAGGGCGCAGAGAGTGAAGTGGCCGGGGTCGACAGCGTTATTACAGAAAAGTTGGACCTGACCGATGCTCGGACAACCCTTAGGGAGGAGGTCTCTTTGGTGTATCCGGGACGCTATAGCAATCTTAAAAACAACCAGGCAGTCGCGGTGGAAGTTGTTGTCGAGCCGCTGCCTAAATAG
- the folP gene encoding dihydropteroate synthase → MAAVVRLFSPTGVDELSRRLQDAGFSVADVRFELAGVFPRLVVIADLPAAEAALLAEALKSLGGISFVQSRSASTSRCRLALIAQTSDLMALARTEQMAPSLAVELVRQLDEERPMPTQLVGRHCTLSLDRPRIMGVLNVTPDSFYAGSRQVALDDALRQGVRLAGEGADLIDIGGESTRPGAAAVDVDEELERVVPVIERLSREVDCPLSVDTNKSQVAAAAVAAGAEFVNDISGLQFDPRMAETVAQSGAGLFLMHTRGRPRSMQQDTRYDDLLGEIVGYLRASVAQAVTAGISENRLAIDPGIGFGKSFEGNLEILHRLKELHCLGRPLLLGTSRKSFIGKVLGVDNPADRLAGTLATISLGVASGAQIFRVHDVKPAREAALMAWAICREQMP, encoded by the coding sequence TTGGCCGCTGTCGTTCGATTGTTTTCGCCAACCGGTGTCGACGAACTGTCTCGCCGTTTGCAGGATGCCGGGTTTTCTGTTGCAGATGTCAGGTTTGAACTGGCCGGTGTCTTTCCCCGGCTGGTGGTTATTGCGGACCTGCCAGCGGCCGAAGCGGCCTTGCTGGCGGAAGCCTTGAAAAGCTTGGGAGGTATCAGTTTTGTACAATCCCGATCGGCTTCCACAAGTCGATGCCGTCTTGCATTGATCGCTCAGACTTCGGATTTAATGGCTCTGGCCCGGACCGAGCAAATGGCGCCGTCGCTGGCCGTTGAGTTGGTTCGTCAGTTGGATGAAGAACGGCCCATGCCCACTCAGTTGGTCGGCCGCCACTGCACCCTGTCTCTGGATCGACCACGGATTATGGGGGTTTTGAATGTCACCCCTGATTCCTTCTATGCGGGTAGCCGCCAGGTTGCCCTGGACGATGCCTTGCGCCAAGGGGTCCGTTTAGCAGGCGAAGGAGCGGACCTTATAGATATCGGCGGTGAAAGCACCCGCCCCGGCGCCGCCGCTGTCGACGTTGACGAAGAGCTGGAACGAGTGGTGCCGGTTATCGAACGGCTGTCCCGTGAAGTTGATTGCCCTCTGTCTGTGGACACCAACAAGAGTCAGGTGGCTGCCGCCGCGGTGGCTGCCGGTGCCGAATTCGTCAACGACATCAGCGGCTTGCAGTTCGACCCCCGGATGGCGGAAACGGTAGCCCAGAGCGGTGCCGGGCTCTTTCTGATGCATACCCGGGGACGTCCCCGGTCGATGCAGCAGGATACGCGCTATGATGACCTTCTCGGCGAAATAGTTGGTTATTTAAGGGCTTCCGTCGCTCAGGCCGTTACTGCCGGCATCAGCGAAAACCGTTTGGCCATTGACCCCGGCATCGGCTTCGGCAAGAGTTTTGAAGGCAATCTCGAAATTCTCCACCGCTTGAAAGAGCTGCACTGTCTCGGCCGCCCTTTGTTGCTTGGTACCTCGAGAAAAAGTTTTATCGGTAAGGTTCTTGGGGTGGACAACCCCGCTGACCGGTTAGCCGGTACGCTGGCCACCATTTCCCTCGGAGTGGCTTCCGGGGCCCAAATCTTTCGCGTACACGACGTGAAACCAGCCAGGGAAGCGGCCTTGATGGCCTGGGCGATCTGTCGTGAGCAGATGCCATAA
- a CDS encoding chemotaxis protein CheW codes for MSEESLQVNLEDTQKDKYLTFRLADEDYGIEICHVTEIIGIQKITAVPDMAHFIKGVINLRGKVIPVMDVRARFNLAPREYDERTCVIVVNVNEQDIGLVVDRVNEVVDIPATQVEPPPATSQSQSSRYIRGIGKMGESVKVLLDAEKLLEI; via the coding sequence ATGAGTGAAGAGTCTCTGCAAGTTAATTTGGAAGACACCCAAAAAGATAAATATTTAACTTTTCGCCTGGCTGACGAAGATTACGGCATCGAAATTTGCCACGTCACCGAAATTATCGGCATCCAGAAAATCACTGCGGTGCCCGACATGGCACACTTCATCAAAGGCGTCATCAACCTGCGCGGCAAGGTGATTCCAGTGATGGATGTGCGAGCCCGCTTTAATCTGGCTCCCCGGGAATACGATGAGCGCACGTGCGTTATAGTGGTGAATGTCAACGAACAGGACATCGGCCTGGTCGTCGATCGAGTCAACGAAGTGGTCGACATTCCTGCGACTCAGGTGGAACCGCCGCCAGCGACCTCTCAAAGTCAATCGAGCCGGTACATCCGCGGCATCGGCAAAATGGGCGAGTCGGTCAAAGTCCTGCTTGACGCCGAAAAACTTCTGGAAATCTAG